A genomic window from Pecten maximus chromosome 4, xPecMax1.1, whole genome shotgun sequence includes:
- the LOC117325844 gene encoding myosin heavy chain, non-muscle-like produces MASQGTPRIPGNKFRIDGQAMKKTHVPVGSGIVTTKADKQADSSSPRSTHTEGELDCETDTEEAVPVIKQLLDFNQNLQLQIEALRMRLAFDSKSHEKEKYSAVQQTEMKMKEKEAEIDDLKLVLATKEGKIGNLQSENQNKGSEIEKLQHHITEIKKDINTTRSYANDLQKELRRLQAENKRLEKGTSYEEKEGYIADLKNEIDALKSNLETMEKELEKARTIITTQGSKIRLFEKDKSNMQVKFKEELSRMSQMMRREVEKMREVMRQQWEEMRIMREQNNEMGRDIKEIKNMLVMTHQDSNRSRSPPGYGQVFKPTLPTLTRDTKRILTGKRK; encoded by the exons ATGGCGTCACAAGGAACTCCTCGTATTCCAGGG AATAAATTCCGGATAGATGGTCAGGCGATGAAGAAGACACACGTACCTGTTGGTAGTGGCATAGTGACCACCAAGGCAGACAAACAGGCTGACTCATCGTCTCCTCGGTCTACACACACCGAAGGTGAACTGGATTGTGAGACTGATACGGAAGAGGCAGTACCTGTAATTAAACAACTTCTCGACTTTAATCAAAATCTTCAACTACAAATTGAGGCACTCCGGATGCGTCTTGCTTTCGACAGCAAGAGTCACGAGAAAGAAAAATATTCCGCTGTTCAACAGACAGAgatgaaaatgaaagaaaaagagGCAGAAATTGACGATTTAAAGTTGGTATTAGCTACCAAGGAAGGGAAGATAGGAAATCTCCAAAGTGAAAACCAAAACAAAGGTTCAGAGATTGAGAAACTACAGCATCATATAACGGAAATAAAGAAGGATATCAATACAACCAGATCATACGCAAACGACCTCCAGAAAGAATTGAGGAGACTTCAAGCAGAAAACAAAAGACTTGAGAAAGGCACGTCTTACGAGGAGAAGGAAGGATACATTGCTGATCTTAAGAACGAGATCGATGCACtaaaatcaaatttggagaCAATGGAAAAGGAATTAGAGAAGGCGCGGACGATCATCACAACACAGGGGAGTAAGATTAGGTTGTTTGAAAAAGACAAGAGCAACATGCAGGTGAAATTCAAGGAAGAGTTATCACGTATGTCACAAATGATGAGGCGCGAGGTAGAGAAGATGAGGGAAGTAATGAGACAACAATGGGAGGAGATGAGGATTATGAGAGAACAGAACAATGAGATGGGTCGCGATATAAAGGAAATTAAGAATATGCTGGTGATGACTCATCAGGACTCCAACAGGTCGAGGAGCCCGCCCGGGTACGGACAGGTGTTCAAACCCACGCTCCCTACTCTCACCAGGGACACCAAGAGGATTCTAACAGGCAAGAGGAAGTGA